The Candidatus Hydrogenedentota bacterium genome contains the following window.
AAAGCCAGATAGACCTTGCGGTACAACTCACGCTTCGTGCCGACATGATGGTGCACCGTTGCGATGTTGAGCCCCGCCGCCGCGGCGATTTGACGCGTCGTGACGCCGTGAAACCCACGTTCCGCGAACAGCGCCGTAGCGGCCTCCAGAATGCGCGCGATGCTCTCATTCGCGGTGTGGGCGCGTGTCGGTGACTGCATGAGACTCACTTGGTGCCGTGTTGAGGAAGCTGGACCGAGTATACGGCGGAACCCGGCATATGCGCAATTGACCCGGACTCCTTGACCCGAAACTCCTTTGAAATACGGCGGCTTGCCGTCGCCTTGCCTCGCCAAGCTCGCCTGTCGGATGAATGGCTTTCCGGCCGCGTCCGGCATAAGCCGTCCGCGAACCATGCCAGCCAATCCAGAAATATACTATCAATGGCAGAATAGGATCAAAGCCTGGAGGTCAAATAGAGTATAAGAACGGAGACTGTCCGTGGGGATACGAGCAGCACCGAACGCGGCGGCGCGAAAGTCGCGAAGTAGCGCGGACACAGGACAAGAGAAACATGCTTCCGTCCCTTTTCGTAAACGGCGCCCATTTGCAGCAGACGTTGACCGAAGGGGTCTGTCAACCATGCTGCATTGGAGTGTGAGCCCGGCAAAAGGTCGGCCCCCGCGCGGGGGGAGGGGGAAGGCCGCGCGGGGGCGGTGGGATGGGTGTATGAGGGTGTAGAAGACCTAACCTGTCGTAACCTGAATCTGTTTCCTTTTCGCTTGCTCCGCTTTCGGAAGCGTCAATTTGAGAACGCCGTTGTCGAGCGTTGCGTTGACACGTTCGGCATCCACGGTGCGGGGGAGGCGGACCGACCGCCGGAACGAGCCGTGATTCCGCTCGAAGCAGTGCCATCCATTGGTCTCGCGTTCCTGGTCCTGTTCATGTTTGCCGCGAATGGTCACGATGCCGTCCATAATCGAAATGTCCACGTCTTCCTTGGCGACGCCCGGGAGATCGGCTTCAAGGAGGTACGCGTCCTCGGTTTCCCGCACGTCTACCTTCGGAGTCCAAGTCTCGTAAGATACCATCCCCGTCTTACCAAAAAGGTTGCCTGCCAAGCGGTCACATTCGCCCTCAAACGCCGTGAGTCCGGCCCACAGGGTCCGGGGCCTGTATTGCCGAATTACCAGATTCGTCATGGTCTGCTCTCCTGTAGTTTCTTGTCTCCTGCCAACTGGTATGAGAGAAGCACGCAGCATGCCAAGAACACGCTGATGCAGCAAGTCCTTACTTCAGCAAGGGTTAAGGTGCCGGCGCCGCGCAAGCCGCTGACGCCGGGGGGGAACAGACTGCTCTGAATTGGAGGGGCATTCGTTTCGTTTTGGAGCATTATAGCGGGCAGAACACCGGGGGTTATTAATTGACAGCGCGGGGGGAGTGTGATAGACTCGGCCTGCTGGCAATAGCGGAAGCAAAGCGGTGACAGCGCTTTGAGGAGGGCGTCCAGGTGAATATGCGCGGTAAGTTCGTGCTGGTGGCAGTCACAGGGTTGTTGGCGTTGGCCATTTTCGTCGAGACCCCCTTGGTCGTGGCCCAGAACTTCAACCCGGACTTGGATTTGCCGAAGCCGACCGGATTTGAGAAAGTCCTCACGAAGCTGGGGCGCGGCATCTCGAATATCTTGTTGGGTTGGGCCGAGATTCCCGTCACCTGGGACCGCAAGCTCAAAGAAGGCAAACCTTTGGGATATCTGGTCGGTGTCGCGCCGGTACTCGGGACCGCACGGGCGTTTATACGCACGGGCACTGGTGTCTTCGAGGTGGTGACCTTCCCCTTCTCCGACCGGGACGTTAATTACGAAGCCGTCCTTGAGCCCGATTACATCTTCTAGCGTCATTTCATGGAAGCGCCAGGGGCCCGCTCTCGTGGGCGCGCTCACGTTGTCTGATGGGCGTCTGTGCAATGTGGTTCTGGCGGGCGCGCGGCAGAATCCGAAAGGGGCGGCGGTGGTGCTTGCCGGCGCGGCGGGCACGGCTCCACAAACGGTAATGTTGGCGGACGCCCACAACCTGTTTCACCCGAAGCAGCTCATTGATGTCCTTTGCATGCAGGAACGTATCTTTGGCAAGAGCAATTTGCCGCCGCCTGGCGATGTGGACGGCGTGCCGTGACCCTGCAGTACGACATAGACCGTTTTCTCGACGAGGTGGTGACGCTGCCCAGTCTGCCTGAAACGGTAGTCCGGGTTTCCCAGATGATCGAGAACCCGGAATGCCGGCTGAAGGATGTCGCGGGGGCCATATCAGCGGACCCGGCCTTGGCGATCAAGACGTTGCGGCTGGTGAACTCCGCCTACTATGGACTCGGCCAGCAGGTCACTACGCTTGAGCATGCGGTCGTGCTGCTGGGCATCAAGGTGATCAAGAATCTTGCGCTTACCGCCACTGTGTTCGAGACGTTCAAGTCGGGCACCGGCGCCCTCCTCCGCCACAGCATTGCTTGTGGTACGGCCATGCGCGCGCTTGCGGGGAACGGGCTGGTCCCGTCTG
Protein-coding sequences here:
- a CDS encoding helix-turn-helix transcriptional regulator, whose amino-acid sequence is MQSPTRAHTANESIARILEAATALFAERGFHGVTTRQIAAAAGLNIATVHHHVGTKRELYRKVYLA
- a CDS encoding Hsp20/alpha crystallin family protein, which translates into the protein MTNLVIRQYRPRTLWAGLTAFEGECDRLAGNLFGKTGMVSYETWTPKVDVRETEDAYLLEADLPGVAKEDVDISIMDGIVTIRGKHEQDQERETNGWHCFERNHGSFRRSVRLPRTVDAERVNATLDNGVLKLTLPKAEQAKRKQIQVTTG
- a CDS encoding exosortase system-associated protein, TIGR04073 family, with amino-acid sequence MNMRGKFVLVAVTGLLALAIFVETPLVVAQNFNPDLDLPKPTGFEKVLTKLGRGISNILLGWAEIPVTWDRKLKEGKPLGYLVGVAPVLGTARAFIRTGTGVFEVVTFPFSDRDVNYEAVLEPDYIF